In one Pseudomonas sp. Bout1 genomic region, the following are encoded:
- a CDS encoding IclR family transcriptional regulator codes for MPEERNSLHNQSLEKGLSVLKAFSAQRRSMSLAEVAEAAGMTKSSAQRMVFTLESLGYLRKHSRTRHYQLTPRVLELGFSYLDAHSLIEVANPFLSELTRLTGETSCLTEPAGYDMTYIARFVSSGFVPVHMPIGSRVPMYCTASGRAYLSALPQDEALALIEHSQRVAHTSQTLTEVDRIMESLQQVREQGYAVNGQELFLGDMTIGAPVLGANGRPVAAVHVVAPTSRWSRADAEKQLAPALLQCSRALSNSARNLE; via the coding sequence ATGCCTGAAGAACGCAACAGCTTGCACAACCAATCCCTGGAAAAAGGCCTGTCGGTGCTCAAGGCATTCAGCGCCCAGCGCCGCAGCATGAGCCTTGCAGAGGTGGCCGAGGCCGCTGGCATGACCAAAAGCTCGGCCCAGCGCATGGTGTTTACCCTGGAGAGTCTGGGTTACCTTCGGAAACACTCGCGCACCCGCCATTACCAACTCACACCGCGGGTGCTGGAGTTGGGCTTCAGTTATCTGGATGCGCATTCGCTGATTGAGGTGGCCAACCCGTTCCTCTCGGAGTTGACCCGGCTGACGGGAGAAACCTCCTGCCTGACGGAGCCTGCGGGATACGACATGACCTATATCGCGCGGTTTGTCAGCTCAGGCTTTGTGCCGGTGCACATGCCGATTGGCTCGCGGGTGCCGATGTACTGCACGGCGTCGGGCCGGGCGTATTTGAGTGCGTTGCCGCAGGATGAGGCGCTGGCGTTGATCGAGCACAGCCAGCGGGTGGCGCATACCAGTCAGACGTTGACTGAGGTCGACAGGATCATGGAGTCGTTGCAGCAGGTGCGCGAGCAGGGCTATGCGGTGAATGGCCAGGAGCTGTTCCTGGGCGACATGACCATTGGCGCGCCGGTGCTGGGGGCAAATGGCCGGCCGGTGGCGGCGGTGCACGTGGTGGCGCCGACCAGTCGCTGGAGCCGGGCGGATGCCGAGAAGCAGTTGGCGCCGGCGTTGTTGCAGTGTTCAAGGGCGTTGAGCAATTCGGCGCGCAATCTTGAATAG
- the ehuD gene encoding ectoine/hydroxyectoine ABC transporter permease subunit EhuD has translation MNPAEFLQNARDFLPILLQGAWVTIQITVLSFLLSSAIGLVLALLKLSPIRALSWAASTVINVIRGLPIIVQLFYIYFVLPDMGVHLSAFQAGVIGMGIAYSAYQAENFRTGIIAVEQGQREAAEALGMRSVLMMRRVILPQAFRIALPPYGNTLVMMLKDSSLVSTITVAEMTRQGQLIASSTFQNMTVYTLVALLYLLMSLPLVYGLRRMEQHLGRRKKA, from the coding sequence ATGAACCCGGCTGAGTTCCTGCAAAACGCCCGGGATTTCCTGCCGATCCTGCTTCAGGGCGCGTGGGTGACAATCCAGATTACCGTGCTGTCATTCCTGCTCAGCAGCGCCATCGGCCTGGTGCTGGCTCTGCTCAAGCTGTCGCCGATCCGTGCGCTGTCGTGGGCAGCGAGCACGGTGATCAACGTGATTCGCGGCCTGCCGATCATCGTGCAGCTGTTCTACATCTACTTCGTGTTGCCGGACATGGGCGTGCACCTCAGCGCCTTCCAGGCGGGTGTGATCGGCATGGGCATCGCCTACTCGGCGTACCAGGCGGAGAACTTTCGTACCGGCATCATCGCCGTCGAACAAGGCCAGCGCGAAGCCGCCGAAGCCCTGGGGATGCGCTCGGTGCTGATGATGCGCCGGGTGATCCTGCCCCAGGCGTTTCGCATCGCCCTGCCGCCTTACGGCAACACCCTGGTGATGATGCTCAAGGACTCATCCTTGGTGTCGACCATCACCGTGGCCGAGATGACGCGCCAAGGCCAACTGATCGCCTCGTCGACCTTCCAGAACATGACCGTCTACACCCTGGTCGCCCTGCTCTACCTGCTGATGAGCCTGCCGCTGGTGTATGGCCTGCGCCGCATGGAACAGCACCTGGGCCGGAGGAAAAAAGCATGA
- a CDS encoding carboxynorspermidine decarboxylase, with amino-acid sequence MIKTPYYLIDKQKLLVNMQKIAYVREQSGAKALLALKCFATWSVFDLMQEYMDGTTSSSLYELKLGRQKFEGEAHAYSVAWADDEIEEMLDNCDKIIFNSISQLQRFAERSEGKTRGLRVNPQVSSSDYLLADPARPFSRLGEWDPVKIEGVIEQISGFMFHNNCENGDFNLFDQMLNTIEERFGALLHKVNWVSLGGGIHFTGEGYAIDAFCQRLKAFSQKYDVQVYLEPGEAAITNSASLEVTVLDTLYNGKNLAVVDSSIEAHLLDLLIYRLNAKLAPSEGEHTYMVCGKSCLAGDIFGEYQFDQPLAIGDRLSFIDTAGYTMVKKNWFNGLKMPSIVVKQLDGTVEVVREFGYDDYLSSLS; translated from the coding sequence ATGATCAAAACGCCGTACTACCTCATCGACAAACAGAAGCTTCTGGTCAACATGCAGAAGATCGCCTACGTGCGCGAGCAGTCGGGCGCCAAGGCCCTGCTGGCCCTTAAGTGCTTCGCCACCTGGTCGGTGTTTGACCTGATGCAGGAATACATGGACGGCACCACTTCGTCGTCGTTGTACGAGCTCAAGCTGGGTCGCCAGAAGTTCGAAGGTGAAGCCCACGCCTACAGCGTGGCCTGGGCCGACGATGAAATCGAAGAGATGCTGGATAACTGCGACAAGATCATCTTCAACTCCATCAGCCAGCTGCAGCGCTTTGCCGAACGCAGCGAAGGCAAGACCCGCGGCCTGCGCGTCAACCCGCAGGTGAGCAGCTCCGACTACCTGCTGGCCGACCCGGCGCGCCCGTTCAGCCGCCTGGGCGAATGGGACCCGGTGAAGATCGAAGGCGTGATCGAGCAGATCTCGGGCTTCATGTTCCACAACAACTGCGAGAACGGTGACTTCAACCTGTTCGACCAGATGCTCAACACCATCGAAGAACGCTTCGGCGCGCTGCTGCACAAGGTCAACTGGGTGAGCCTGGGCGGCGGCATCCACTTTACCGGCGAAGGCTATGCCATCGACGCTTTCTGCCAGCGCCTCAAGGCGTTCTCGCAGAAGTACGACGTGCAGGTGTACCTGGAACCCGGCGAAGCGGCGATCACCAACAGCGCCTCCCTGGAAGTGACTGTGCTCGACACCCTCTATAACGGCAAAAACCTCGCCGTGGTAGACAGCTCCATCGAAGCCCACCTGCTGGACCTGCTGATCTATCGCCTGAACGCCAAGCTGGCGCCAAGCGAGGGTGAACACACCTATATGGTGTGCGGCAAATCGTGCCTGGCCGGGGACATCTTTGGCGAATACCAATTTGATCAGCCGCTGGCCATCGGCGATCGACTGTCGTTCATCGACACCGCAGGCTACACCATGGTCAAGAAAAACTGGTTCAACGGCCTGAAAATGCCGTCCATCGTAGTGAAACAACTCGACGGTACAGTCGAAGTGGTTCGTGAATTTGGTTACGACGACTACCTGTCCAGCCTTTCGTAA
- a CDS encoding amino acid ABC transporter ATP-binding protein, translated as MIKIRQLQKHYGTHRVLHGVDLDVAKGEVVCLIGPSGSGKSTLLRCINALEAYDGGTISVFGETVQRSSKTVHALRSRMGMVFQRFNLFPHRTVLENVMEGPVYVKREPLKQAREEALALLDKVGLSAKADAYPEQLSGGQQQRVAIARALAMKPDAMLFDEPTSALDPELVGDVLEVMRTLADEGMTMIVVTHEMGFAREVADRVCFLHGGYIVESGPAEQVLGNPQQPRTQDFLRRVLHPSANTRSLS; from the coding sequence ATGATCAAGATTCGCCAGCTGCAAAAACACTACGGCACCCATCGCGTGCTGCACGGCGTCGACCTGGACGTGGCCAAAGGTGAGGTGGTATGCCTGATCGGCCCCTCCGGCTCGGGCAAATCCACCTTGCTGCGCTGCATCAACGCCTTGGAAGCCTACGACGGCGGCACCATCAGCGTGTTCGGTGAAACCGTGCAACGCAGCAGCAAGACCGTGCATGCACTGCGCAGCCGCATGGGCATGGTGTTCCAGCGCTTCAACCTGTTCCCCCACCGCACCGTGCTGGAAAACGTGATGGAAGGCCCGGTGTACGTCAAACGCGAACCGCTGAAACAAGCCCGCGAAGAAGCCCTGGCGCTGCTGGACAAAGTCGGCCTGTCAGCCAAGGCCGATGCCTACCCGGAACAACTCTCCGGCGGCCAGCAGCAACGGGTGGCCATCGCCCGCGCCCTCGCCATGAAGCCCGATGCGATGCTGTTCGACGAACCCACCTCGGCCCTTGACCCGGAACTGGTGGGCGATGTGCTGGAGGTGATGCGCACCCTGGCCGATGAGGGCATGACCATGATTGTGGTAACCCACGAAATGGGTTTTGCCCGCGAAGTGGCCGACCGTGTGTGCTTCCTGCACGGCGGCTACATCGTGGAAAGCGGGCCCGCCGAACAAGTGCTGGGCAACCCGCAACAGCCGCGTACCCAGGACTTTCTGCGCCGTGTGCTGCACCCGTCGGCCAACACCCGGAGCCTGTCATGA
- a CDS encoding ABC transporter ATP-binding protein, which yields MSLTLEHVTRVVEGQTWIDDANLRFEAGSFNVLLGRTLSGKTSLMRLMAGLDKPDSGRILMNGVDVTQKPVRLRNVSMVYQQFINYPTMTVFENIASPLRQAGVSAEQIQSKVLETAKMLRIEKFLQRHPLELSGGQQQRTAMARALVKDAELILFDEPLVNLDYKLREELRQEMRELFKARHTIAIYATTEPNEALALGGTTTILHEGRVIQSGKAAEVYHQPQTVLAAELFSEPPINLMPGRISGNEVSFANVVHFPLNVDLRPIGEGEFRFGVRPSHISLVPSNDDDLELAVTVEVAEISGSETFLHVRSEHFLLVLHLPGVHEYDVDAPIRIYIPTHKLFVFDGQGRLVQAPGRRVARVA from the coding sequence ATGTCATTGACCCTGGAGCACGTTACTCGCGTCGTCGAAGGCCAGACCTGGATCGACGACGCCAACCTGCGTTTCGAAGCCGGTTCGTTCAATGTATTGCTGGGCCGCACCCTGTCCGGCAAGACCAGCCTGATGCGCTTGATGGCCGGCCTGGACAAACCCGACAGCGGGCGCATCCTGATGAACGGCGTCGACGTCACCCAAAAGCCCGTGCGTTTGCGCAACGTGTCGATGGTCTATCAGCAGTTCATCAACTACCCGACCATGACCGTGTTCGAGAACATCGCCTCGCCGCTGCGCCAGGCCGGTGTGTCTGCCGAGCAGATTCAGAGCAAGGTTCTCGAAACTGCAAAAATGCTGCGCATCGAGAAGTTCCTCCAGCGCCACCCGCTGGAACTGTCCGGCGGCCAGCAGCAACGCACCGCCATGGCCCGGGCGCTGGTCAAGGACGCCGAACTGATTCTGTTCGATGAGCCCCTGGTGAACCTGGACTACAAACTGCGCGAAGAGCTGCGCCAGGAAATGCGCGAGCTGTTCAAGGCGCGCCATACCATCGCCATCTATGCCACCACCGAACCCAACGAAGCGCTGGCCCTGGGCGGCACCACCACGATTTTGCATGAGGGCCGGGTGATCCAGAGCGGCAAGGCCGCCGAGGTGTATCACCAGCCGCAAACCGTGTTGGCCGCCGAGCTGTTTTCCGAACCGCCGATCAACCTGATGCCCGGGCGCATCAGCGGTAATGAAGTGAGCTTCGCCAACGTTGTGCACTTCCCGTTGAATGTGGACCTGCGGCCCATCGGCGAGGGCGAGTTCCGCTTTGGCGTGCGCCCCAGCCATATCAGCCTGGTGCCGAGCAACGACGACGACCTGGAGCTCGCGGTGACGGTTGAAGTCGCCGAGATCAGCGGCTCGGAAACCTTCCTGCACGTGCGCAGCGAACACTTCCTGCTGGTGCTGCATTTGCCCGGCGTGCACGAATACGACGTGGACGCGCCGATCCGCATCTATATCCCCACCCATAAATTGTTTGTGTTCGATGGCCAGGGACGGCTGGTCCAGGCCCCCGGCCGACGTGTCGCGAGGGTTGCCTGA
- a CDS encoding ABC transporter substrate-binding protein — translation MNSLSPLFRRLAFGLCATFCVATVHAAGAASYKVGATASGSPFTFLDIKSNSIQGVMVDVANAVGKAGGFTSEIEQTNFAALIPSLTSGKLDFIAAGMLKTPERAQVVDFSAPVYAYGEGLIISEDDNAAYPDLSSLKEQVVGVQAGTIFYDMLNKLGIFKEIRTYDSIGEMVRDLSLGRIKAAVGDQPVVAYQIRQKLFKGVKLAADYTPVNVGEVCLVVRKGDSETLARLNQAIASIKADGTLEAILKKWGLDAQVQP, via the coding sequence ATGAACAGTCTTTCGCCCTTGTTTCGCCGCCTCGCCTTCGGTCTTTGCGCCACCTTTTGCGTGGCCACCGTGCACGCTGCCGGTGCGGCCTCGTACAAAGTCGGTGCAACGGCCAGCGGTTCGCCGTTTACCTTCCTCGACATCAAGAGCAACAGCATCCAGGGCGTGATGGTCGACGTCGCCAATGCCGTGGGCAAGGCCGGTGGCTTTACCAGCGAAATCGAGCAGACCAACTTTGCCGCGCTGATCCCGTCCCTGACCTCCGGCAAACTCGACTTCATCGCCGCCGGCATGCTCAAGACCCCGGAACGCGCCCAGGTGGTGGACTTCAGCGCGCCCGTGTATGCGTACGGTGAAGGGCTGATCATTAGCGAAGACGACAACGCAGCCTATCCCGACCTCAGTTCCTTGAAGGAACAGGTGGTGGGCGTGCAAGCCGGCACGATCTTCTACGACATGCTCAACAAGCTGGGCATCTTCAAGGAAATCCGCACCTATGACTCCATCGGCGAAATGGTCCGCGACCTGAGCCTGGGCCGCATCAAGGCTGCGGTGGGCGACCAACCCGTGGTCGCGTATCAGATCCGCCAGAAACTGTTCAAAGGCGTGAAACTCGCCGCCGACTACACGCCGGTCAACGTCGGCGAGGTGTGCCTGGTGGTGCGCAAGGGCGACAGCGAAACCCTCGCACGCCTGAACCAGGCCATCGCCAGCATCAAGGCCGACGGTACCCTGGAGGCGATCCTCAAGAAGTGGGGGCTTGATGCCCAGGTGCAGCCATGA
- a CDS encoding ABC transporter ATP-binding protein: protein MAEIHLQNLAHSYSPKPAGPEDYAIREMNHVWEQGGAYALLGPSGCGKSTLLNIISGLLSPSEGQVLFDAKVVNELTPEKRNIAQVFQFPVVYDTMTVFDNLAFPLRNQGMAEAKVHSKVQEIAEVLDLQNLLGKKARNLTADEKQKVSMGRGLVRDDVSAILFDEPLTVIDPHLKWKLRRKLKQIHEQFNITMVYVTHDQLEASTFADKIAVMYGGQIVQFGTPRELFERPSHTFVGYFIGSPGMNLIEVQAEAGGVRFAGTHLALPEALQQRIGEAPYKKLQVGIRPEFIHVWDEHNPDALQAQVTHVEDLGTYKIMTLNLDGAPLKVRLAEDKPVPEGQASISFPGQWLMVYADDYLLEAQP, encoded by the coding sequence ATGGCCGAAATCCATTTGCAAAACCTGGCCCACAGCTACAGCCCCAAGCCGGCCGGCCCTGAGGACTACGCGATTCGCGAAATGAACCACGTCTGGGAACAGGGCGGCGCCTACGCCTTGCTCGGGCCTTCGGGCTGCGGCAAGTCGACCTTGCTCAATATTATCTCCGGCCTGCTCAGTCCGTCCGAAGGCCAGGTGTTGTTCGACGCCAAGGTGGTCAACGAGCTGACCCCGGAAAAACGCAACATCGCCCAGGTGTTTCAGTTCCCGGTGGTGTACGACACCATGACGGTGTTCGACAACCTGGCCTTTCCGCTGCGAAACCAGGGCATGGCCGAGGCGAAGGTGCACAGTAAGGTGCAGGAAATTGCCGAGGTGCTCGACCTGCAAAACCTGCTGGGCAAAAAAGCCCGCAACCTCACCGCCGACGAAAAACAGAAAGTCTCCATGGGCCGCGGCCTGGTGCGCGATGACGTGTCGGCAATCCTGTTCGATGAACCGCTGACGGTGATCGACCCGCACCTGAAGTGGAAGCTGCGGCGCAAGCTCAAGCAGATCCACGAACAGTTCAACATCACCATGGTCTACGTCACCCACGATCAACTGGAAGCCTCGACCTTCGCCGACAAGATCGCGGTGATGTACGGCGGGCAAATCGTGCAGTTCGGCACGCCACGGGAATTGTTCGAGCGGCCAAGCCACACCTTTGTCGGCTACTTTATCGGCAGCCCGGGAATGAACCTGATCGAGGTGCAGGCCGAGGCGGGCGGTGTGCGCTTTGCCGGCACGCACCTGGCGCTGCCCGAGGCATTGCAGCAGCGCATTGGCGAAGCGCCCTACAAGAAGCTGCAGGTGGGTATTCGCCCGGAATTTATCCATGTGTGGGATGAGCACAATCCTGACGCGCTACAGGCGCAAGTCACTCATGTGGAAGACCTCGGCACCTACAAGATCATGACGCTCAACCTCGACGGCGCACCGCTGAAAGTGCGCCTGGCCGAAGACAAACCGGTGCCCGAGGGGCAAGCGTCCATCAGCTTTCCTGGGCAATGGCTGATGGTGTATGCCGATGACTACTTGCTGGAGGCGCAGCCATGA
- a CDS encoding sigma-54-dependent Fis family transcriptional regulator: MSTPLAHDAIIQDSWRRCRAYGLDHQSTPSFDQLPAEGVSQLLESQHSLVQTTHQEVLPYYENILSNSNCLIMLADNQGQVLTSWGTQRFIEPKLARGFSAGASWMERSSGTNAIGTALACAQAVHIEHDEHFLKANRFMTGSAAPIFDAQREIIAVLDVSSDSYLPPSHTLGMVKMMSQTVENRLILNLFRGEHFQLTFNTGLNNLDSQWAGLLIFDESGQVLSANRRADNLLGISLSRVLIDSLFKVSLLELLNQPEGLPFSLQAAGRNRFQCLLKRPKQAPVQARVFVEPRQPSQPAPTAINLQTLHFGDARVEKAVRQAERLLEKDIPLLIHGETGVGKEVFVKALHQASSRSQQAFIAVNCAAIPAELVESELFGYEKGAFTGANQKGSIGLIRKADKGTLFLDEIGDMPLPTQARLLRVLQERCVQPVGSSELFAVDLRIISATNRSLREQVQLGRFREDLYYRIGGLTLELPPLRQRTDKQALFKQLWQQHREPTQWAGLSNEVLALFEQHPWPGNLRQVSSVLQVALAMAQEQPIRVEHLPDDFFVDLEQEVPVPPADSPDECMSLAQRLEAAGGNISHLARELGVSRNTLYKRLRQNGDCDQQHS; the protein is encoded by the coding sequence ATGAGCACACCACTGGCGCACGATGCCATCATCCAGGACTCCTGGCGCCGCTGCCGCGCCTATGGCCTGGACCACCAGAGCACGCCGAGCTTCGACCAACTGCCCGCAGAAGGCGTCAGCCAGTTGCTCGAAAGCCAGCACTCCCTCGTGCAAACCACCCACCAGGAAGTGCTGCCGTATTACGAAAACATCCTCAGCAACTCCAACTGCCTGATCATGCTCGCCGACAACCAGGGCCAGGTGCTGACCTCGTGGGGCACCCAGCGCTTTATCGAACCCAAGCTGGCCCGTGGCTTCAGCGCTGGCGCCAGCTGGATGGAGCGTTCCAGCGGGACCAACGCCATCGGCACCGCGCTGGCCTGTGCCCAGGCGGTACATATCGAACACGACGAACACTTTCTCAAGGCCAACCGCTTCATGACCGGCTCGGCGGCACCGATCTTCGATGCGCAGCGGGAGATCATCGCGGTGCTGGATGTGTCCAGCGACAGCTACCTGCCGCCCTCCCACACCCTGGGCATGGTCAAGATGATGAGCCAGACTGTGGAGAACCGGCTGATCCTCAACCTGTTTCGCGGTGAGCATTTCCAGCTCACGTTCAACACCGGCTTGAACAACCTGGATAGCCAATGGGCGGGTTTGCTGATCTTCGATGAGAGCGGCCAGGTGCTGTCGGCCAACCGCCGCGCGGATAATCTGCTGGGTATCAGCCTGTCGCGGGTATTGATCGACAGCCTGTTCAAGGTCTCGCTGCTGGAGCTGCTCAACCAGCCCGAAGGCCTGCCCTTCTCGCTGCAGGCGGCTGGCCGCAACCGTTTCCAATGCCTGCTGAAGCGTCCGAAACAGGCACCGGTGCAGGCGCGCGTATTTGTCGAACCCCGCCAACCCAGCCAGCCCGCGCCCACAGCCATCAACCTCCAGACCCTGCACTTTGGCGATGCCCGGGTAGAAAAGGCGGTGCGCCAGGCCGAGCGCCTGCTGGAAAAAGACATACCGTTGCTGATTCATGGCGAAACCGGCGTGGGCAAGGAAGTGTTCGTCAAAGCCCTGCACCAGGCGAGTTCCCGTAGCCAACAAGCATTTATCGCCGTCAACTGCGCAGCGATTCCCGCCGAACTGGTGGAGTCGGAACTGTTCGGCTACGAAAAAGGCGCGTTCACCGGCGCCAACCAAAAAGGCAGTATCGGGCTGATCCGCAAGGCGGATAAAGGCACGCTGTTCCTCGACGAGATCGGCGACATGCCACTGCCCACCCAGGCCCGGCTGCTGCGGGTGTTGCAGGAACGCTGTGTGCAGCCTGTAGGCAGCAGCGAGTTATTCGCGGTGGACTTGCGGATCATCTCCGCCACCAACCGCTCGTTGCGCGAGCAAGTACAGCTCGGGCGTTTTCGGGAAGACCTGTATTACCGCATCGGCGGCCTGACCCTGGAACTGCCGCCGCTTCGCCAGCGCACAGATAAACAGGCGCTGTTCAAGCAGCTGTGGCAACAGCACCGGGAGCCGACGCAATGGGCCGGGTTGAGTAACGAGGTGCTGGCCCTGTTCGAGCAGCATCCGTGGCCGGGGAATCTGCGCCAGGTGAGCAGTGTGTTGCAGGTGGCGTTGGCGATGGCGCAAGAGCAGCCGATTCGGGTGGAGCATTTGCCGGATGATTTTTTTGTGGATTTGGAGCAGGAGGTGCCAGTGCCACCGGCCGATAGCCCGGATGAGTGCATGAGCCTTGCCCAACGCCTGGAAGCAGCGGGCGGCAATATCTCGCACTTGGCCCGGGAGTTGGGGGTTAGCCGCAATACCCTCTACAAACGCCTGCGGCAAAACGGGGATTGTGATCAGCAGCACAGTTAA
- a CDS encoding LysE family translocator produces MDIFLYAFSVMYSPGPVNFMALNAGLTGKFRRSLGFFIGVGCALLVLFLLFGYTGEAIISQGVLPYISLVGGVYTLYLAYQVYTARTVMPQEGDAAAPSKSLTFWNGFLIQLLNPKGIMVVLPITSVMMPAAHIYASSIALVSGLLGFAGFGAPGIYALLGAVLGRRITRESYFTVFNRLMGVALVMCAYFMFEAFYLHIHPS; encoded by the coding sequence ATGGATATTTTTCTCTACGCGTTCAGTGTGATGTACAGCCCCGGCCCGGTGAATTTCATGGCGCTCAATGCCGGGCTTACCGGAAAATTTCGCCGCTCACTGGGCTTTTTCATCGGCGTGGGCTGCGCGCTGCTGGTGTTGTTTTTGCTGTTTGGCTACACCGGCGAAGCGATCATCTCCCAGGGCGTGCTGCCGTACATATCGTTGGTGGGTGGCGTGTATACGCTGTACCTCGCGTATCAGGTCTACACCGCCAGAACCGTCATGCCCCAGGAAGGAGACGCGGCTGCACCTTCAAAAAGCCTCACGTTCTGGAACGGCTTCCTGATCCAGTTGCTCAACCCCAAGGGCATCATGGTGGTGCTGCCGATCACCAGTGTCATGATGCCGGCGGCGCATATTTACGCAAGCTCGATTGCGCTCGTCTCGGGGTTGCTGGGGTTTGCCGGCTTCGGTGCGCCGGGGATTTATGCGCTGCTGGGCGCGGTGCTGGGGCGGCGGATTACCCGCGAGTCTTACTTCACCGTGTTCAACCGATTGATGGGCGTGGCGCTGGTGATGTGTGCGTATTTCATGTTTGAGGCGTTCTATCTGCACATCCATCCATCATGA
- a CDS encoding saccharopine dehydrogenase family protein: MKKNVLIIGAGGVAKVVAHKCAQHNDELGRIAIASRNISKCQAIIASVKAKGSLKVPAEIQAFALNALDVEATKALIRETESQIVINVGSAFLNMSVLRACIDTGVAYLDTAIHEEPGKVCETPPWYGNYEWNHLEECKQKNITAILGVGFDPGVVNAYAALAQQKHFDRIDSIDILDVNAGSHGKYFATNFDPEINFREFTGQVWSWQNSQWTSNTMFEVKRTDDLPVVGSQNLYLTGHDEVHSLSKNLDVPNVRFWMSFGEHYINVFTVLKNLGLLSEKPVTTAEGLEVVPLKLVKAVLPDPSSLAPGYTGKTCIGDLVKGTKDGQPRELFIYNVACHEEAFAETDSQGISYTAGVPPVAAALLVARGEWDVKHMANVEELPAEPFLKALDVMGLPTRIKDENGDRAWDAIA, from the coding sequence TTGAAAAAGAACGTTCTTATCATTGGTGCAGGAGGTGTCGCCAAGGTGGTGGCCCACAAGTGCGCGCAGCACAACGACGAACTCGGTCGTATTGCTATCGCGTCGCGCAACATCTCCAAATGCCAGGCCATCATCGCAAGCGTCAAGGCCAAGGGTAGCCTCAAGGTACCCGCCGAGATTCAAGCCTTCGCGCTGAACGCTTTGGACGTGGAAGCGACCAAGGCACTGATCCGCGAAACCGAATCGCAGATCGTCATCAACGTCGGTTCCGCGTTCCTCAACATGTCGGTGCTGCGTGCCTGCATCGACACCGGCGTTGCGTACCTCGACACCGCCATCCACGAAGAGCCGGGCAAGGTCTGCGAGACCCCGCCGTGGTACGGCAACTACGAGTGGAACCACCTGGAAGAGTGCAAACAGAAGAACATCACGGCCATCCTCGGCGTGGGCTTCGACCCGGGTGTGGTCAACGCTTATGCAGCGCTGGCGCAACAAAAGCATTTTGACCGCATTGATTCGATCGACATTCTCGACGTCAATGCCGGCTCCCACGGCAAATATTTCGCCACCAATTTCGACCCGGAAATCAACTTCCGCGAATTCACCGGGCAGGTGTGGAGCTGGCAGAACAGCCAGTGGACCAGCAACACCATGTTCGAAGTCAAACGCACCGACGACCTGCCTGTGGTCGGTTCGCAGAACCTGTACCTGACCGGCCACGATGAAGTGCACTCGCTGTCGAAAAACCTCGACGTGCCCAACGTGCGTTTCTGGATGAGCTTCGGCGAACACTACATCAACGTGTTCACCGTACTGAAAAACCTCGGCCTGCTCTCCGAAAAACCGGTCACCACCGCCGAAGGCCTGGAAGTCGTACCGCTGAAACTGGTCAAGGCCGTGCTGCCCGACCCGTCGTCGCTGGCGCCGGGCTACACCGGCAAGACCTGCATCGGCGACCTGGTCAAGGGCACCAAGGATGGTCAGCCGCGCGAGCTGTTCATCTACAACGTGGCCTGCCACGAAGAAGCCTTTGCCGAAACCGACAGCCAAGGCATTTCCTACACCGCAGGGGTTCCGCCGGTAGCCGCGGCGCTGCTGGTTGCCCGTGGCGAGTGGGATGTGAAGCACATGGCCAACGTCGAGGAACTGCCGGCGGAACCGTTCCTCAAAGCGCTGGACGTGATGGGCTTGCCGACTCGGATTAAAGACGAGAATGGTGATCGTGCCTGGGATGCGATTGCCTGA